In Cheilinus undulatus linkage group 14, ASM1832078v1, whole genome shotgun sequence, a genomic segment contains:
- the LOC121521838 gene encoding galectin-3, giving the protein MLESLLMSNGHVCNCKLVSSVLSTLSLPRHSIPLPPSPTSTTPPPSQHPDALCGSCPSPGSAPQPNSLWPTLPPPSPSFPSWPAPPTQPTPCWPGQPNTPCWPGTQPAPYTVPPPVSVPAPAPAVIPTPAPTTPIAPAPAPAPAPAPAPAPGQPCQPYQPCWPGPQYQPPQPPAPIQTPIPGQVPAPTPSTPVPVPAPQPSSRWPAHPGWHCNPGQSGWPGQSPNLFPPHWLPPTSGPLSVPYNLNLARGVYDKMMMTILGHVKPNAKMFTVNFLRGNDIAFHINPRFCEAGKQVLVRNHKLGERWGPEERELKPGPFPFALGSPFEMKILCTQDAYRVAVNNIPLFEFKHRIRELNQIDRINILHDVVLTYVNVETLP; this is encoded by the exons ATGCTTGAATCCTTGCTTATGTCAAACGGCCATGTTTGCAACTGCAAGTTGGTGTCCTCCGTCCtttccactctctctctcccccgtCACTCTATCCCTCTCCCTCCATCTCCCACCTCTActactcctcctccttctcAGCACCCTGATGCTCTGTGTGGCAGCTGCCCGTCCCCTGGTTCTGCCCCACAGCCTAACAGCCTCTGGCCGACCCTGCCTCCACCATCACCCTCCTTCCCTTCCTGGCCGGCACCGCCCACTCAGCCGACACCCTGCTGGCCTGGTCAGCCCAACACACCCTGCTGGCCTGGGACACAACCAGCTCCATACACTGTCCCTCCTCCAGTTTCAGTGCCAGCTCCAGCTCCTGCTGTAATACCCACCCCTGCACCAACCACACCCATCGCCCCTGCCCCTGCTCCTGCTCCAGCTCCAGCCCCTGCTCCAGCTCCAGGGCAGCCCTGTCAGCCCTATCAGCCTTGCTGGCCCGGCCCCCAGTACCAGCCTCCACAACCACCTGCGCCAATTCAAACTCCAATTCCAGGACAAGTCCCAGCACCGACTCCATCGACTCCTGTCCCGGTCCCTGCACCCCAACCCTCATCCAGGTGGCCTGCCCACCCTGGTTGGCACTGTAACCCAGGACAGTCAGGATGGCCTGGACAGAGTCCAAATCTCTTTCCTCCACACTGGCTCCCTCCCACATCTGGACCTCTG AGTGTGCCATACAACTTGAATCTGGCCCGGGGAGTCTATGACAAGATGATGATGACCATTCTTGGCCATGTCAAGCCTAATGCCAAAAT GTTCACAGTGAACTTTCTGAGAGGCAACGACATCGCCTTTCACATTAACCCTCGCTTCTGTGAGGCTGGCAAACAGGTGCTGGTTCGTAACCACAAGCTAGGGGAGCGCTGGGgtccagaggagagagagctgaAGCCAGGACCCTTCCCCTTTGCCCTTGGGAGCCCTTTTGAG ATGAAGATCCTTTGCACTCAGGATGCGTACAGGGTGGCTGTAAACAACATCCCGCTGTTTGAGTTCAAGCATCGCATCAGAGAGCTCAACCAGATCGACAGGATCAACATCCTGCATGATGTCGTGCTCACCTATGTCAATGTGGAGACACTTCCATAA